A window from Populus trichocarpa isolate Nisqually-1 chromosome 3, P.trichocarpa_v4.1, whole genome shotgun sequence encodes these proteins:
- the LOC7480810 gene encoding dihydrolipoyllysine-residue acetyltransferase component 2 of pyruvate dehydrogenase complex, mitochondrial isoform X2: protein MAYASHLFKHSKKLRNHQHADLVRWLSNDSHLSGGKRNDAWAVMEKRRYSSAAANSTLLFFVDMKAMSFGASKKDVSRTFMKVGSPIAGPLFMKDFACSQVHWKRGFSSDSGLPPHQEIGMPSLSPTMTEGNIARWLKKEGDKISTGEVLCEVETDKATVEMECMEEGYLAKILKGDGAKEIKLGEVIAITVEDEEDIAKFKDYNPSASGSGATSANEASAPTPPASHKEEVEKPASLPEPKISKPSAAPDGDRTFASPLARKLAEDHNVPLSSIKGTGPDGNIVKADIEDYLASRGKEAPATKPVAKDTSAPALDYVDIPHSQIRKVTASRLLLSKQTIPHYYLTVDTCVDKLMGLRSQLNLIQETSGGKRISVNDLVIKAAALALRKVPQCNSSWTDSYIRQYNNVNINVAVQTDNGLYVPVIRDADKKGLSKIADEVKNLAQKAKENSLKPEDYEGGTFTVSNLGGPFGIKQFCAIINPPQSGILAIGSAEKRVIPGSGPDDFKFASFMSVTLSCDHRVIDGAIGAEWLKAFKGYIENPESMLL from the exons ATGGCGTATGCTTCTCACCTATTTAAGCACTCAAAAAAG TTACGAAATCACCAGCATGCCGATTTGGTGCGTTGGTTATCAAATGATTCTCACCTCTCCGGTGGTAAAAGAAACG ATGCTTGGGCAGTTATGGAAAAAAGGAGGTACTCTAGCGCTGCTGCTAATAGCACT ttacttttttttgttgatatgaaGGCAATGTCATTCGGTGCATCTAAGAAAGATGTTTCTAGGACGTTTATGAAAGTGGGAAGCCCTATTGCTGGACCACTATTTATGAAGGATTTTGCTTG TTCACAGGTACACTGGAAGAGAGGGTTTTCATCTGATTCAG GTCTTCCTCCACACCAAGAGATTGGAATGCCTTCTCTCTCACCCACAATGACAGAG GGTAATATAGCAAGGTGGTTGAAGAAGGAGGGTGACAAGATTTCTACCGGTGAAGTACTCTGTGAAGTCGAAACA GATAAAGCAACTGTTGAGATGGAATGTATGGAAGAAGGTTATCTTGCAAAGATATTGAAGGGAGATGGagcaaaagaaattaaacttgGCGAG GTAATTGCCATTACCGTTGAAGATGAGGAAGACATTGCAAAATTTAAGGATTACAATCCTTCAGCATCAGGAAGTGGTGCTACTTCTGCTAACGAGGCTTCTGCCCCTACCCCACCTGCTTCACACAAGGAGGAAGTTGAAAAACCAGCTAGTTTACCAGAACCAAAAATTTCCAAGCCCAGTGCAGCTCCTGATGGAGATCGCACTTTTGCCAGTCCTCTTGCAAGAAAATTGGCTGAAGATCATAAT GTACCCCTCTCAAGTATCAAAGGAACGGGTCCTGATGGCAATATTGTGAAGGCTGATATCGAAGATTACTTGG CTTCACGAGGAAAGGAAGCTCCAGCAACAAAGCCTGTCGCCAAGGACACCTCAGCTCCTGCTTTAGATTATGTGGATATCCCTCATTCTCAAATAAGGAAG GTGACAGCTTCACGCTTGTTGTTATCAAAGCAAACTATTCCCCATTATTATTTAACAGTGGATACATGTGTCGACAAACTTATGGG TTTGCGGAGTCAACTCAATTTGATACAAGAGACTTCAGGTGGGAAGAGAATATCTGTAAATGATCTTGTAATCAAG GCTGCTGCTTTGGCTCTGAGGAAAGTTCCCCAGTGCAATAGTTCATGGACTGATAGCTATATTCGCCA GTATAATAATGTTAATATCAATGTAGCAGTACAGACAGATAATGGACTATATGTCCCAGTTATTAGG GATGCAGACAAGAAAGGTCTATCCAAAATTGCTGACGAGGTGAAGAATTTGGCCCAAAAAGCAAAAGAGAATAGCTTGAAACCAGAAGATTATGAG ggAGGCACATTTACTGTTTCCAACTTGGGAGGGCCCTTTGGCATCAAGCAATTTTGTGCGATCATTAATCCTCCTCAATCAGGCATTCTAGCAATTGGGTCTG CTGAGAAGAGGGTCATCCCTGGTTCTGGTCCTGATGATTTCAAATTCGCTTCCTTCATGTCTGTAACTCTAAGCTGTGATCATCGTGTTATAGATG GTGCAATTGGTGCCGAATGGCTAAAAGCATTCAAAGGCTACATTGAGAATCCAGAGTCAATGTTGCTGTAG
- the LOC7478175 gene encoding mitochondrial import inner membrane translocase subunit TIM23-2 — MSYSDSNSDQPSPATRLYNPYQDLHLPSQTLYHLPTSPEFLFTEESLRQRRSWGENLTFYTGSAYLTASLAGGGSGFFSALRSFEPTDTLKLKVNRILNSSGHSGRIWGNRVGIAGLIYAMMESGIVAVTDRDDVWSSVAAGLGTGAVCRAARGVRSAAVAGALGGLAAGAVVAGKQALKRYAMI; from the coding sequence ATGTCCTACTCCGATAGTAATTCGGATCAACCCTCACCGGCTACCCGTCTCTACAACCCCTATCAGGATCTTCACCTTCCTTCCCAAACACTCTACCACCTTCCCACCTCGCCGGAATTCCTCTTTACCGAAGAATCTCTCCGCCAACGCCGCTCCTGGGGCGAAAACCTTACCTTCTACACTGGCTCCGCCTACCTCACCGCATCTCTTGCTGGCGGCGGCTCCGGGTTCTTCTCCGCCCTCCGATCCTTCGAGCCCACTGACACCCTCAAGCTCAAGGTCAATAGGATCCTCAACTCCTCTGGCCATTCGGGTCGGATCTGGGGCAACCGGGTCGGGATTGCGGGTTTGATTTATGCCATGATGGAGAGTGGCATCGTAGCGGTCACCGATAGGGATGATGTGTGGAGTAGCGTGGCAGCTGGGCTTGGAACTGGGGCGGTTTGTAGGGCGGCCAGAGGGGTTCGGTCAGCGGCAGTGGCAGGTGCTCTTGGTGGATTAGCTGCTGGTGCGGTGGTGGCTGGGAAGCAGGCGTTGAAGAGGTATGCAATGATTTGA
- the LOC7480810 gene encoding dihydrolipoyllysine-residue acetyltransferase component 2 of pyruvate dehydrogenase complex, mitochondrial isoform X4 encodes MAYASHLFKHSKKLRNHQHADLVRWLSNDSHLSGGKRNDAWAVMEKRRYSSAAANSTAMSFGASKKDVSRTFMKVGSPIAGPLFMKDFACSQVHWKRGFSSDSGLPPHQEIGMPSLSPTMTEGNIARWLKKEGDKISTGEVLCEVETDKATVEMECMEEGYLAKILKGDGAKEIKLGEVIAITVEDEEDIAKFKDYNPSASGSGATSANEASAPTPPASHKEEVEKPASLPEPKISKPSAAPDGDRTFASPLARKLAEDHNVPLSSIKGTGPDGNIVKADIEDYLASRGKEAPATKPVAKDTSAPALDYVDIPHSQIRKVTASRLLLSKQTIPHYYLTVDTCVDKLMGLRSQLNLIQETSGGKRISVNDLVIKAAALALRKVPQCNSSWTDSYIRQYNNVNINVAVQTDNGLYVPVIRDADKKGLSKIADEVKNLAQKAKENSLKPEDYEGGTFTVSNLGGPFGIKQFCAIINPPQSGILAIGSAEKRVIPGSGPDDFKFASFMSVTLSCDHRVIDGAIGAEWLKAFKGYIENPESMLL; translated from the exons ATGGCGTATGCTTCTCACCTATTTAAGCACTCAAAAAAG TTACGAAATCACCAGCATGCCGATTTGGTGCGTTGGTTATCAAATGATTCTCACCTCTCCGGTGGTAAAAGAAACG ATGCTTGGGCAGTTATGGAAAAAAGGAGGTACTCTAGCGCTGCTGCTAATAGCACT GCAATGTCATTCGGTGCATCTAAGAAAGATGTTTCTAGGACGTTTATGAAAGTGGGAAGCCCTATTGCTGGACCACTATTTATGAAGGATTTTGCTTG TTCACAGGTACACTGGAAGAGAGGGTTTTCATCTGATTCAG GTCTTCCTCCACACCAAGAGATTGGAATGCCTTCTCTCTCACCCACAATGACAGAG GGTAATATAGCAAGGTGGTTGAAGAAGGAGGGTGACAAGATTTCTACCGGTGAAGTACTCTGTGAAGTCGAAACA GATAAAGCAACTGTTGAGATGGAATGTATGGAAGAAGGTTATCTTGCAAAGATATTGAAGGGAGATGGagcaaaagaaattaaacttgGCGAG GTAATTGCCATTACCGTTGAAGATGAGGAAGACATTGCAAAATTTAAGGATTACAATCCTTCAGCATCAGGAAGTGGTGCTACTTCTGCTAACGAGGCTTCTGCCCCTACCCCACCTGCTTCACACAAGGAGGAAGTTGAAAAACCAGCTAGTTTACCAGAACCAAAAATTTCCAAGCCCAGTGCAGCTCCTGATGGAGATCGCACTTTTGCCAGTCCTCTTGCAAGAAAATTGGCTGAAGATCATAAT GTACCCCTCTCAAGTATCAAAGGAACGGGTCCTGATGGCAATATTGTGAAGGCTGATATCGAAGATTACTTGG CTTCACGAGGAAAGGAAGCTCCAGCAACAAAGCCTGTCGCCAAGGACACCTCAGCTCCTGCTTTAGATTATGTGGATATCCCTCATTCTCAAATAAGGAAG GTGACAGCTTCACGCTTGTTGTTATCAAAGCAAACTATTCCCCATTATTATTTAACAGTGGATACATGTGTCGACAAACTTATGGG TTTGCGGAGTCAACTCAATTTGATACAAGAGACTTCAGGTGGGAAGAGAATATCTGTAAATGATCTTGTAATCAAG GCTGCTGCTTTGGCTCTGAGGAAAGTTCCCCAGTGCAATAGTTCATGGACTGATAGCTATATTCGCCA GTATAATAATGTTAATATCAATGTAGCAGTACAGACAGATAATGGACTATATGTCCCAGTTATTAGG GATGCAGACAAGAAAGGTCTATCCAAAATTGCTGACGAGGTGAAGAATTTGGCCCAAAAAGCAAAAGAGAATAGCTTGAAACCAGAAGATTATGAG ggAGGCACATTTACTGTTTCCAACTTGGGAGGGCCCTTTGGCATCAAGCAATTTTGTGCGATCATTAATCCTCCTCAATCAGGCATTCTAGCAATTGGGTCTG CTGAGAAGAGGGTCATCCCTGGTTCTGGTCCTGATGATTTCAAATTCGCTTCCTTCATGTCTGTAACTCTAAGCTGTGATCATCGTGTTATAGATG GTGCAATTGGTGCCGAATGGCTAAAAGCATTCAAAGGCTACATTGAGAATCCAGAGTCAATGTTGCTGTAG
- the LOC7480810 gene encoding dihydrolipoyllysine-residue acetyltransferase component 2 of pyruvate dehydrogenase complex, mitochondrial isoform X1, translated as MAYASHLFKHSKKLRNHQHADLVRWLSNDSHLSGGKRNDAWAVMEKRRYSSAAANSTLLFFVDMKAMSFGASKKDVSRTFMKVGSPIAGPLFMKDFAWYALLSSQVHWKRGFSSDSGLPPHQEIGMPSLSPTMTEGNIARWLKKEGDKISTGEVLCEVETDKATVEMECMEEGYLAKILKGDGAKEIKLGEVIAITVEDEEDIAKFKDYNPSASGSGATSANEASAPTPPASHKEEVEKPASLPEPKISKPSAAPDGDRTFASPLARKLAEDHNVPLSSIKGTGPDGNIVKADIEDYLASRGKEAPATKPVAKDTSAPALDYVDIPHSQIRKVTASRLLLSKQTIPHYYLTVDTCVDKLMGLRSQLNLIQETSGGKRISVNDLVIKAAALALRKVPQCNSSWTDSYIRQYNNVNINVAVQTDNGLYVPVIRDADKKGLSKIADEVKNLAQKAKENSLKPEDYEGGTFTVSNLGGPFGIKQFCAIINPPQSGILAIGSAEKRVIPGSGPDDFKFASFMSVTLSCDHRVIDGAIGAEWLKAFKGYIENPESMLL; from the exons ATGGCGTATGCTTCTCACCTATTTAAGCACTCAAAAAAG TTACGAAATCACCAGCATGCCGATTTGGTGCGTTGGTTATCAAATGATTCTCACCTCTCCGGTGGTAAAAGAAACG ATGCTTGGGCAGTTATGGAAAAAAGGAGGTACTCTAGCGCTGCTGCTAATAGCACT ttacttttttttgttgatatgaaGGCAATGTCATTCGGTGCATCTAAGAAAGATGTTTCTAGGACGTTTATGAAAGTGGGAAGCCCTATTGCTGGACCACTATTTATGAAGGATTTTGCTTGGTATGCATTGCTTAG TTCACAGGTACACTGGAAGAGAGGGTTTTCATCTGATTCAG GTCTTCCTCCACACCAAGAGATTGGAATGCCTTCTCTCTCACCCACAATGACAGAG GGTAATATAGCAAGGTGGTTGAAGAAGGAGGGTGACAAGATTTCTACCGGTGAAGTACTCTGTGAAGTCGAAACA GATAAAGCAACTGTTGAGATGGAATGTATGGAAGAAGGTTATCTTGCAAAGATATTGAAGGGAGATGGagcaaaagaaattaaacttgGCGAG GTAATTGCCATTACCGTTGAAGATGAGGAAGACATTGCAAAATTTAAGGATTACAATCCTTCAGCATCAGGAAGTGGTGCTACTTCTGCTAACGAGGCTTCTGCCCCTACCCCACCTGCTTCACACAAGGAGGAAGTTGAAAAACCAGCTAGTTTACCAGAACCAAAAATTTCCAAGCCCAGTGCAGCTCCTGATGGAGATCGCACTTTTGCCAGTCCTCTTGCAAGAAAATTGGCTGAAGATCATAAT GTACCCCTCTCAAGTATCAAAGGAACGGGTCCTGATGGCAATATTGTGAAGGCTGATATCGAAGATTACTTGG CTTCACGAGGAAAGGAAGCTCCAGCAACAAAGCCTGTCGCCAAGGACACCTCAGCTCCTGCTTTAGATTATGTGGATATCCCTCATTCTCAAATAAGGAAG GTGACAGCTTCACGCTTGTTGTTATCAAAGCAAACTATTCCCCATTATTATTTAACAGTGGATACATGTGTCGACAAACTTATGGG TTTGCGGAGTCAACTCAATTTGATACAAGAGACTTCAGGTGGGAAGAGAATATCTGTAAATGATCTTGTAATCAAG GCTGCTGCTTTGGCTCTGAGGAAAGTTCCCCAGTGCAATAGTTCATGGACTGATAGCTATATTCGCCA GTATAATAATGTTAATATCAATGTAGCAGTACAGACAGATAATGGACTATATGTCCCAGTTATTAGG GATGCAGACAAGAAAGGTCTATCCAAAATTGCTGACGAGGTGAAGAATTTGGCCCAAAAAGCAAAAGAGAATAGCTTGAAACCAGAAGATTATGAG ggAGGCACATTTACTGTTTCCAACTTGGGAGGGCCCTTTGGCATCAAGCAATTTTGTGCGATCATTAATCCTCCTCAATCAGGCATTCTAGCAATTGGGTCTG CTGAGAAGAGGGTCATCCCTGGTTCTGGTCCTGATGATTTCAAATTCGCTTCCTTCATGTCTGTAACTCTAAGCTGTGATCATCGTGTTATAGATG GTGCAATTGGTGCCGAATGGCTAAAAGCATTCAAAGGCTACATTGAGAATCCAGAGTCAATGTTGCTGTAG
- the LOC7480810 gene encoding dihydrolipoyllysine-residue acetyltransferase component 2 of pyruvate dehydrogenase complex, mitochondrial isoform X3, with protein MAYASHLFKHSKKLRNHQHADLVRWLSNDSHLSGGKRNDAWAVMEKRRYSSAAANSTAMSFGASKKDVSRTFMKVGSPIAGPLFMKDFAWYALLSSQVHWKRGFSSDSGLPPHQEIGMPSLSPTMTEGNIARWLKKEGDKISTGEVLCEVETDKATVEMECMEEGYLAKILKGDGAKEIKLGEVIAITVEDEEDIAKFKDYNPSASGSGATSANEASAPTPPASHKEEVEKPASLPEPKISKPSAAPDGDRTFASPLARKLAEDHNVPLSSIKGTGPDGNIVKADIEDYLASRGKEAPATKPVAKDTSAPALDYVDIPHSQIRKVTASRLLLSKQTIPHYYLTVDTCVDKLMGLRSQLNLIQETSGGKRISVNDLVIKAAALALRKVPQCNSSWTDSYIRQYNNVNINVAVQTDNGLYVPVIRDADKKGLSKIADEVKNLAQKAKENSLKPEDYEGGTFTVSNLGGPFGIKQFCAIINPPQSGILAIGSAEKRVIPGSGPDDFKFASFMSVTLSCDHRVIDGAIGAEWLKAFKGYIENPESMLL; from the exons ATGGCGTATGCTTCTCACCTATTTAAGCACTCAAAAAAG TTACGAAATCACCAGCATGCCGATTTGGTGCGTTGGTTATCAAATGATTCTCACCTCTCCGGTGGTAAAAGAAACG ATGCTTGGGCAGTTATGGAAAAAAGGAGGTACTCTAGCGCTGCTGCTAATAGCACT GCAATGTCATTCGGTGCATCTAAGAAAGATGTTTCTAGGACGTTTATGAAAGTGGGAAGCCCTATTGCTGGACCACTATTTATGAAGGATTTTGCTTGGTATGCATTGCTTAG TTCACAGGTACACTGGAAGAGAGGGTTTTCATCTGATTCAG GTCTTCCTCCACACCAAGAGATTGGAATGCCTTCTCTCTCACCCACAATGACAGAG GGTAATATAGCAAGGTGGTTGAAGAAGGAGGGTGACAAGATTTCTACCGGTGAAGTACTCTGTGAAGTCGAAACA GATAAAGCAACTGTTGAGATGGAATGTATGGAAGAAGGTTATCTTGCAAAGATATTGAAGGGAGATGGagcaaaagaaattaaacttgGCGAG GTAATTGCCATTACCGTTGAAGATGAGGAAGACATTGCAAAATTTAAGGATTACAATCCTTCAGCATCAGGAAGTGGTGCTACTTCTGCTAACGAGGCTTCTGCCCCTACCCCACCTGCTTCACACAAGGAGGAAGTTGAAAAACCAGCTAGTTTACCAGAACCAAAAATTTCCAAGCCCAGTGCAGCTCCTGATGGAGATCGCACTTTTGCCAGTCCTCTTGCAAGAAAATTGGCTGAAGATCATAAT GTACCCCTCTCAAGTATCAAAGGAACGGGTCCTGATGGCAATATTGTGAAGGCTGATATCGAAGATTACTTGG CTTCACGAGGAAAGGAAGCTCCAGCAACAAAGCCTGTCGCCAAGGACACCTCAGCTCCTGCTTTAGATTATGTGGATATCCCTCATTCTCAAATAAGGAAG GTGACAGCTTCACGCTTGTTGTTATCAAAGCAAACTATTCCCCATTATTATTTAACAGTGGATACATGTGTCGACAAACTTATGGG TTTGCGGAGTCAACTCAATTTGATACAAGAGACTTCAGGTGGGAAGAGAATATCTGTAAATGATCTTGTAATCAAG GCTGCTGCTTTGGCTCTGAGGAAAGTTCCCCAGTGCAATAGTTCATGGACTGATAGCTATATTCGCCA GTATAATAATGTTAATATCAATGTAGCAGTACAGACAGATAATGGACTATATGTCCCAGTTATTAGG GATGCAGACAAGAAAGGTCTATCCAAAATTGCTGACGAGGTGAAGAATTTGGCCCAAAAAGCAAAAGAGAATAGCTTGAAACCAGAAGATTATGAG ggAGGCACATTTACTGTTTCCAACTTGGGAGGGCCCTTTGGCATCAAGCAATTTTGTGCGATCATTAATCCTCCTCAATCAGGCATTCTAGCAATTGGGTCTG CTGAGAAGAGGGTCATCCCTGGTTCTGGTCCTGATGATTTCAAATTCGCTTCCTTCATGTCTGTAACTCTAAGCTGTGATCATCGTGTTATAGATG GTGCAATTGGTGCCGAATGGCTAAAAGCATTCAAAGGCTACATTGAGAATCCAGAGTCAATGTTGCTGTAG